The Ignavibacteriales bacterium genome has a window encoding:
- a CDS encoding transposase, protein MALSSKRKNATLNAYVLMENHLHIIVRCDSLSEAIRAFKSYTARAILDYFTERNNTVILQKLRYHKLSHKTKSDYQLWQEGSHPEEIASDEMMHKKVEYIHNNPVRRGYVDEARDWRYFPHQ, encoded by the coding sequence ATTGCGTTATCTTCAAAAAGAAAAAATGCAACACTCAATGCATATGTTCTCATGGAGAATCACCTTCATATTATAGTCCGTTGTGATAGCTTGAGTGAAGCGATCCGAGCATTCAAATCGTACACCGCTCGCGCAATTCTTGATTACTTTACTGAGCGTAATAATACTGTTATTCTTCAAAAGTTGAGATATCACAAATTAAGCCATAAAACAAAAAGTGATTATCAACTCTGGCAGGAAGGAAGTCACCCGGAAGAGATTGCAAGCGATGAGATGATGCATAAGAAGGTCGAGTATATACATAATAACCCGGTACGGCGTGGATATGTCGATGAAGCCAGGGATTGGCGTTATTTCCCGCATCAATAA
- a CDS encoding DUF4097 family beta strand repeat-containing protein, which yields MRLPLLITILLSVLISTAISQSSREINKTMPLKSDGQLVIDTYKGTITVTTHDKPQVEVNVKIESDDADSRDAAQDVEDTEIEFRGTSSEVTIHTDYRNVERNNSHDFWDWLTDPHEISNSLPLVHYTIKMPRTAKLRIKDYKSESHIEGLTSYLTLNTYKGTVEVLNLSGGIDLETYKGDVHISFAALKNDSHFETYKGKIAVNIPKQTGFELQTDFEKRVHFSTDFDVETRERDRKHQQYDYFGKINGGGPALEFNSDKGDIRLHSK from the coding sequence ATGCGACTGCCTTTACTCATAACAATTCTCTTGTCGGTATTAATTTCAACTGCGATATCCCAATCTTCCCGGGAGATCAATAAAACCATGCCGCTCAAATCGGACGGACAACTCGTCATCGATACGTACAAAGGAACCATTACGGTCACCACTCATGACAAACCGCAGGTTGAGGTGAACGTGAAGATAGAATCGGATGATGCGGACTCACGTGATGCTGCCCAGGATGTAGAGGACACAGAAATTGAATTTCGCGGCACCAGCAGCGAAGTGACGATCCATACCGACTATCGAAATGTGGAGCGAAACAATAGTCACGATTTCTGGGATTGGCTCACCGACCCGCACGAGATATCGAATTCCCTTCCGTTAGTACATTACACAATCAAGATGCCTCGCACGGCGAAGCTGAGGATCAAAGATTACAAATCGGAATCACACATCGAAGGATTGACCTCCTACCTGACACTGAACACGTATAAAGGTACCGTGGAAGTATTAAATCTCAGCGGGGGAATCGATTTAGAAACATACAAAGGCGATGTGCATATTTCTTTTGCAGCGTTGAAGAACGACAGTCATTTCGAGACGTACAAAGGAAAGATTGCCGTAAACATCCCAAAGCAAACCGGATTTGAATTGCAGACAGATTTCGAAAAGCGTGTACATTTTAGCACCGACTTCGATGTGGAAACTCGCGAGCGCGATAGAAAACACCAGCAGTATGACTACTTCGGAAAAATCAACGGCGGAGGTCCGGCGCTTGAGTTTAACAGCGATAAGGGGGATATTCGTTTACACTCTAAGTAA